A stretch of Oncorhynchus mykiss isolate Arlee chromosome 12, USDA_OmykA_1.1, whole genome shotgun sequence DNA encodes these proteins:
- the LOC118937833 gene encoding proton channel OTOP2-like, whose protein sequence is MRRGSDVFSTSRGMVSERGRNRSWLLSSIITFNVLILGIALVSGSVFNNVKINAINLQIFLIILVILTTAWMLYYTIYTSREDHAVLYKDSYAGPVWLRGGLVLFGLCSLIMDVFKIANYVGYLHCDSAVKIAFPVVQAVFILVQTYFLWLHAKDCVQLQRNITCCGLMLTLSTNLMLWMAAVTEESIHQTVVPPEDGNSTHSYDIRAPGGSSSCNCSHSACAVLEKAYYYLYPFNIEYSLFASAMAYVMWKNVGRLVDEHNHHALHFRLKDVLVGPAVGLVMLVAGLGTFVIYEVDVESGDPGKRDTALVIHYVMNTVAVTLMSVSTVAGCAIYRLDQRDHVSGKNPTRSLDVGLLIGASFGQFTICYFTIVAVVATGAEGHLNALNLAVSLLTVIQLCLQNIFIIEGLHREPFHEDMHQASVFTNPYVLQAQAHRDIHNLPGTFMETKTSPAFTVHSMHVAPSALSSSPLPQRHRLTWKRRALKEICAFLLLCNILLWIMPAFGARPQFDNTIGAEFYEFTMWAAVVNIGLPFGIFYRMHSVASLFEVFLTS, encoded by the exons ATGAGGAGGGGGAGCGACGTCTTCTCGACCAGCAGGGGCATGGTGAGCGAGAGGGGCCGTAACCGCAGCTGGCTACTCTCTAGCATCATCACTTTCAACGTCCTGATCCTAGGTATTGCTCTGGTCAGTGGCAGTGTCTTCAACAACGTTAAGATCAACGCCATCAACCTGCAGATCTTCCTCATCatcctcgtcatcctcaccactgCCTGGATGCTGTACTACACCATCTACACATCCAGGGAAGATCATGCCGTGCTCTACAAGGATAGCTATGCCGGGCCTGTGTGGCTCAGGG GTGGACTGGTGCTGTTTGGCTTATGCAGTCTGATTATGGACGTGTTTAAGATTGCTAACTACGTAGGCTACCTGCACTGTGACTCTGCTGTGAAGATAGCGTTCCCTGTCGTACAAGCTGTATTCATACTTGTCCAG ACATACTTCCTCTGGCTCCACGCTAAAGACTGTGTACAGCTACAACGGAACATAACTTG CTGTGGGCTGATGTTGACTCTGTCTACCAATCTGATGTTGTGGATGGCAGCAGTCACAGAGGAGTCCATACACCAGACTGTTGTTCCACCAGAGGATGGCAACAGCACACATTCCTATGACATCAGAG CCCCTGGTGGATCCAGCAGCTGTAACTGCAGCCACTCTGCCTGTGCTGTCTTAGAAAAGGCCTATTACTACCTGTACCCCTTCAACATCGAGTACAGCCTGTTTGCCTCGGCCATGGCCTACGTCATGTGGAAGAACGTGGGCCGCCTGGTAGACGAGCACAACCACCACGCGCTCCATTTCCGCCTGAAGGACGTGCTGGTGGGGCCTGCGGTCGGGCTGGTCATGCTGGTGGCGGGCCTGGGAACCTTCGTCATCTACGAGGTGGACGTGGAGTCGGGGGACCCGGGGAAACGTGACACGGCGCTGGTGATACACTACGTGATGAACACGGTGGCTGTGACGCTCATGTCCGTCTCGACCGTGGCTGGTTGCGCCATCTACCGGCTGGACCAGAGGGACCACGTGTCGGGGAAGAACCCCACACGGAGCCTGGATGTAGGCTTGCTGATCGGCGCCTCATTCGGACAGTTCACCATCTGTTATTTCACCATCGTGGCTGTGGTGGCAACGGGGGCCGAGGGCCACCTCAACGCTCTCAACCTGGCTGTCTCCCTGCTCACTGTGATCCAGCTCTGCCTGCAGAACATCTTCATCATCGAGGGCCTGCATCGCGAGCCCTTCCACGAAGACATGCACCAGGCCTCTGTATTCACAAACCCATACGTCCTTCAAGCCCAAGCCCATAGAGACATACACAACCTCCCAGGGACATTCATGGAGACCAAGACGTCCCCGGCCTTCACAGTTCACAGTATGCATGTTGCTCCTTCTGCTCTTTCTAGCTCCCCCCTACCTCAACGCCATAGGCTGACCTGGAAGAGGAGGGCCCTGAAGGAGATCTGTGCATTTCTGCTGCTCTGCAACATCCTT CTCTGGATCATGCCGGCGTTTGGTGCCCGCCCCCAGTTTGACAACACGATTGGAGCAGAGTTTTACGAGTTCACCATGTGGGCGGCTGTTGTGAATATCGGACTCCCCTTCGGAATCTTTTACCGTATGCACTCAGTCGCCAGCCTCTTTGAGGTCTTCCTAACCTCATAA
- the LOC110487082 gene encoding proton channel OTOP2 isoform X2, which produces MTSDPEMAVEEGYISPLPTRPTLPSTQCSIHLGVQAGSMRRGSDVFPTSRGTVRERGRNRSWLLSSIITFNVLILGIALVSGSVFNNVKINAINLQIFLIILIILTTAWMLYYTIYTSREDHAVLYKDSHAGPVWLRGGLVLFGLCSLIMDVFKIANYVGYLHCDSAVKIAFPVVQAVFILVQTYFLWLHAKDCVQLQRNITRCGLMLTLSTNLMLWMAAVTEESIHQTVVPPEDGNSTHSYDIRAPGGSSSCNCSHSACAVLEKAYYYLYPFNIEYSLFASAMAYVMWKNVGRLVDEHNHHALHFRLKDVLVGPAVGLVMLVAGLGTFVIYKVDVEKGDPRKRDTVLMIHYVMNTVAVTLMSVSTVAGCAIYRLDQRDHVSGKNPTRSLDVGLLIGASFGQFTICYFTIVAVVATGAEGHLNALNLAVSLLTVIQLCLQNIFIIEGLHREPFHEDMHQASVFTNPYVLQAQAHRDIHNLPGTFMETKTSPALTVHSMHVAPSALSSSPLPQRHRLTWKRRALKEICAFLLLCNILLWIMPAFGARPQFDNTIGAEFYEFTMWAAVVNIGLPFGIFYRMHSVASLFEVFLTS; this is translated from the exons ATGACATCTGATCCTGAGATGGCAGTTGAGGAGGGCTACATATCCCCCCTGCCCACCAGGCCCACCCTCCCTTCCACCCAGTGTTCCATCCACTTGGGAGTCCAGGCGGGGAGTATGAGGAGGGGGAGCGACGTCTTCCCGACCAGCAGGGGCACGGTGAGGGAGAGGGGCCGTAACCGCAGCTGGCTACTCTCTAGCATCATCACTTTCAACGTCCTGATCCTAGGTATTGCTCTGGTCAGTGGCAGTGTCTTCAACAACGTTAAGATCAACGCCATCAACCTGCAGATcttcctcatcatcctcatcatcctcaccacTGCCTGGATGCTGTACTACACCATCTACACATCCAGGGAAGATCATGCCGTGCTCTACAAGGATAGCCATGCCGGGCCTGTGTGGCTCAGGG GTGGACTGGTGCTGTTTGGCTTATGCAGTCTGATTATGGACGTGTTTAAGATTGCTAACTACGTAGGCTACCTGCACTGTGACTCTGCTGTGAAGATAGCGTTCCCTGTCGTACAAGCTGTATTCATACTTGTCCAG ACATACTTCCTCTGGCTCCACGCTAAAGACTGTGTACAGCTACAACGGAACATAACTCG CTGTGGGCTGATGTTGACTCTGTCTACCAATCTGATGTTGTGGATGGCAGCAGTCACAGAGGAGTCCATACACCAGACTGTTGTTCCACCAGAGGACGGCAACAGCACACATTCCTATGACATCAGAG CCCCTGGTGGATCCAGCAGCTGTAACTGCAGCCACTCTGCCTGTGCCGTCTTAGAAAAGGCCTATTACTACCTGTACCCCTTCAACATCGAGTACAGCCTGTTTGCCTCGGCCATGGCCTACGTCATGTGGAAGAACGTGGGCCGCCTGGTAGACGAGCACAACCACCACGCGCTCCATTTTCGCCTGAAGGACGTGCTGGTGGGGCCTGCGGTCGGGCTGGTCATGCTGGTGGCGGGCCTGGGAACCTTTGTCATCTACAAGGTGGATGTGGAGAAGGGGGACCCGAGGAAACGTGACACGGTGCTGATGATACACTACGTGATGAACACGGTGGCTGTGACGCTCATGTCCGTCTCGACCGTGGCTGGTTGCGCCATCTACCGGCTGGACCAGAGGGACCACGTGTCGGGGAAGAACCCCACACGGAGCCTGGATGTAGGCTTGCTGATCGGCGCCTCATTCGGACAGTTCACCATCTGTTATTTCACCATCGTGGCTGTGGTGGCAACGGGGGCCGAGGGCCACCTCAACGCTCTCAACCTGGCTGTCTCCCTGCTCACTGTGATCCAGCTCTGCCTGCAGAACATCTTCATCATCGAGGGCCTGCATCGCGAGCCCTTCCACGAAGACATGCACCAGGCCTCTGTATTCACAAACCCATACGTCCTTCAAGCCCAAGCCCATAGAGACATACACAACCTGCCAGGGACATTCATGGAGACCAAGACGTCCCCGGCCCTCACAGTTCACAGTATGCATGTTGCTCCTTCTGCTCTTTCTAGCTCCCCCCTACCTCAACGCCATAGGCTGACCTGGAAGAGGAGGGCCCTGAAGGAGATCTGTGCATTTCTGCTGCTCTGCAACATCCTT CTCTGGATCATGCCGGCGTTTGGCGCCCGCCCTCAGTTTGACAACACGATTGGAGCAGAGTTTTACGAGTTCACCATGTGGGCGGCTGTTGTGAATATTGGACTCCCCTTCGGAATCTTTTACCGTATGCACTCAGTCGCCAGCCTCTTTGAGGTCTTTCTAACCTCATAA
- the LOC110487082 gene encoding proton channel OTOP2 isoform X1: MMLLQVMLFCSRGIHKMTSDPEMAVEEGYISPLPTRPTLPSTQCSIHLGVQAGSMRRGSDVFPTSRGTVRERGRNRSWLLSSIITFNVLILGIALVSGSVFNNVKINAINLQIFLIILIILTTAWMLYYTIYTSREDHAVLYKDSHAGPVWLRGGLVLFGLCSLIMDVFKIANYVGYLHCDSAVKIAFPVVQAVFILVQTYFLWLHAKDCVQLQRNITRCGLMLTLSTNLMLWMAAVTEESIHQTVVPPEDGNSTHSYDIRAPGGSSSCNCSHSACAVLEKAYYYLYPFNIEYSLFASAMAYVMWKNVGRLVDEHNHHALHFRLKDVLVGPAVGLVMLVAGLGTFVIYKVDVEKGDPRKRDTVLMIHYVMNTVAVTLMSVSTVAGCAIYRLDQRDHVSGKNPTRSLDVGLLIGASFGQFTICYFTIVAVVATGAEGHLNALNLAVSLLTVIQLCLQNIFIIEGLHREPFHEDMHQASVFTNPYVLQAQAHRDIHNLPGTFMETKTSPALTVHSMHVAPSALSSSPLPQRHRLTWKRRALKEICAFLLLCNILLWIMPAFGARPQFDNTIGAEFYEFTMWAAVVNIGLPFGIFYRMHSVASLFEVFLTS; this comes from the exons CAAGATGACATCTGATCCTGAGATGGCAGTTGAGGAGGGCTACATATCCCCCCTGCCCACCAGGCCCACCCTCCCTTCCACCCAGTGTTCCATCCACTTGGGAGTCCAGGCGGGGAGTATGAGGAGGGGGAGCGACGTCTTCCCGACCAGCAGGGGCACGGTGAGGGAGAGGGGCCGTAACCGCAGCTGGCTACTCTCTAGCATCATCACTTTCAACGTCCTGATCCTAGGTATTGCTCTGGTCAGTGGCAGTGTCTTCAACAACGTTAAGATCAACGCCATCAACCTGCAGATcttcctcatcatcctcatcatcctcaccacTGCCTGGATGCTGTACTACACCATCTACACATCCAGGGAAGATCATGCCGTGCTCTACAAGGATAGCCATGCCGGGCCTGTGTGGCTCAGGG GTGGACTGGTGCTGTTTGGCTTATGCAGTCTGATTATGGACGTGTTTAAGATTGCTAACTACGTAGGCTACCTGCACTGTGACTCTGCTGTGAAGATAGCGTTCCCTGTCGTACAAGCTGTATTCATACTTGTCCAG ACATACTTCCTCTGGCTCCACGCTAAAGACTGTGTACAGCTACAACGGAACATAACTCG CTGTGGGCTGATGTTGACTCTGTCTACCAATCTGATGTTGTGGATGGCAGCAGTCACAGAGGAGTCCATACACCAGACTGTTGTTCCACCAGAGGACGGCAACAGCACACATTCCTATGACATCAGAG CCCCTGGTGGATCCAGCAGCTGTAACTGCAGCCACTCTGCCTGTGCCGTCTTAGAAAAGGCCTATTACTACCTGTACCCCTTCAACATCGAGTACAGCCTGTTTGCCTCGGCCATGGCCTACGTCATGTGGAAGAACGTGGGCCGCCTGGTAGACGAGCACAACCACCACGCGCTCCATTTTCGCCTGAAGGACGTGCTGGTGGGGCCTGCGGTCGGGCTGGTCATGCTGGTGGCGGGCCTGGGAACCTTTGTCATCTACAAGGTGGATGTGGAGAAGGGGGACCCGAGGAAACGTGACACGGTGCTGATGATACACTACGTGATGAACACGGTGGCTGTGACGCTCATGTCCGTCTCGACCGTGGCTGGTTGCGCCATCTACCGGCTGGACCAGAGGGACCACGTGTCGGGGAAGAACCCCACACGGAGCCTGGATGTAGGCTTGCTGATCGGCGCCTCATTCGGACAGTTCACCATCTGTTATTTCACCATCGTGGCTGTGGTGGCAACGGGGGCCGAGGGCCACCTCAACGCTCTCAACCTGGCTGTCTCCCTGCTCACTGTGATCCAGCTCTGCCTGCAGAACATCTTCATCATCGAGGGCCTGCATCGCGAGCCCTTCCACGAAGACATGCACCAGGCCTCTGTATTCACAAACCCATACGTCCTTCAAGCCCAAGCCCATAGAGACATACACAACCTGCCAGGGACATTCATGGAGACCAAGACGTCCCCGGCCCTCACAGTTCACAGTATGCATGTTGCTCCTTCTGCTCTTTCTAGCTCCCCCCTACCTCAACGCCATAGGCTGACCTGGAAGAGGAGGGCCCTGAAGGAGATCTGTGCATTTCTGCTGCTCTGCAACATCCTT CTCTGGATCATGCCGGCGTTTGGCGCCCGCCCTCAGTTTGACAACACGATTGGAGCAGAGTTTTACGAGTTCACCATGTGGGCGGCTGTTGTGAATATTGGACTCCCCTTCGGAATCTTTTACCGTATGCACTCAGTCGCCAGCCTCTTTGAGGTCTTTCTAACCTCATAA